Within Phycisphaerales bacterium, the genomic segment GCACGGTCTGCGAATCGCCGCGCAAGTCGACGCCCGGCACGAGCACGTAACCCATTGGCCCACCGCTCGGGTCGCGCGGCGACTTCAGTGTGCTCGAAGTGATGTAGCCCTTTTCCACCAGCTCCTCGAGCGATGCCGGGGTGACACCGTCGCGCTCGTTGGCAAAGACCATGTACGCGAGCCCGATCTGACGCAGATTCGTCGCTGACGCAACCTGCTTGGCACTCTCTCGCGCGCGCGTCAACGACGGAATGGCCACACCCATCCCGGTACCCAGCCCCACGCTCAATCCGGCGAGGACCTCTGTTCCCGCCCCCGAACCCACCACCAAGACGCCGTCCGCATCCTCTGCCGTCACCAGCACCAGGTTTGTCAGATCCGGAAACGCCTCCGCTAGCACCGGCCACAGCGCCAAGTCGAGCTCGGCACCCGCCCGCCCAGCCATCGACACACCGAGCGTATACCCCCAGGTCACCAACGGGTAAAGCAGACGCACCAGTGACTGTGAGTTCACGTACAACAGTCCGGTTTGCTGCGCGGGCAGCCGTGGCGCCGCCAACTGCCACTCGGGGTGCTCCAGCAGACTCCCTGACCGTGTCGCGGGATCGACCTGCCGCGCCGCCGCCGCCACAGTCTGCGGATGCAGCGCGAAGATCAGGCGATCTGCGACAACTGTCCACGCCGGGGCTACCGGTGACGGCACGCCCGCCAACAGCAGGTAGTCGATGATGCGGTCGCCGTCACGCAGCTCCAGATGCTTGAGCTCGAACGCATCTTCGTCAAAGGTTCCGGCCCGGACGAGCTGTACCACCGACTTCAGCATCTCGCGCATCCGTTCCGCATCGCGCAGCTCCACGATCAGCGTCACACCCGTCCCGAGTAAACCACCGTGCGCCGGCGCATCCACCAGAATCCACGTGTCTCCCAGGGCCGGCAGAAAGTCCGTCGTGAGCGAGAACCCGAGCATGGTCGACGCCATCGCGAGCGCTCCGCGCGTCGGCGGCAGCGCCTCCGGCGCCGCTGCGTTCATGATCCGCTCCACTTCTTCCCATAATGCTTCCAGGTCCAGGTTGCCCGCGTAGGCCCAATAGGCGTCCTTCGGGATGAGCTGCAAGTCCGCCGGCGTCAGTGGCTCCTGCGCCCACAACTGCCACAACCCCTTCCGCGGTCCACTCGTATCGACGTGGGCGAACGCCCGCAGTTCCGGCCGCCCGCCCACCTTGCGATAGTGTGCGTACTTCGCCTTGAACTGCGTCAAGCCGAGCTCCTCCAGCCAGCGCGTTACCTCCGGCGGGACTACACCTTCTTCCTGCGTCCACAACTCGAGGACACGCGTCCGCACCCGGTCCACATGTATGAATGCGTCGAAGAATTCCCCTTCGTGATTCGGCTGAACCTTGCGCCGCGTCGTCACCAGCGCCGCCTGGTCCGCCAAGGTACGCCCCTCTCCGTCGAGACACGCGAGGACGCGCTCGGCCGTTCCTACACCCGACGCGAATACGAACCACTCCTTGTGAACCCCCCAAGTGAATGGAAACGTGTCCGCGGCCGTCGCATTGCGCATGGGCGTGCCACGCACCGTGACCGTCGAGGCGTTTTGCAAGAACGGTACGCGCTCCAGTGCGGCGGTGAATTTCGCACCGGCTTCGGCCGTGGTCACCAGTGCGAACTGCACGTCGGGAGTACCGTTCGCTTTTTCGACGTTGATCAGCCCTACCGCCGTCGGCGCGTAGCGGAGCGCATTCGCCGCACCGAGCACGGGCGCGATCCACTGCAATTCTTCCGATCCCGGCATGGACGAACCCACGATCCTCAGCATGGCCTCCTGCAAGCGCCGCTCGGCCGCGGCCTTGGCGGCATCCTCCAAGGGGCGGAAGTGCCAGCCGAAGTAAATGGCCGTGTCCTCTGGCAACCAGCGGGCCGGGTCCGTTGCTCCGGTCCACGGTGGCACCGCCACCACGAGAGCAACCGCAAGCCAGCAGAACCGTTTGCGAAAGCATCGCTGAGTGGACAGCATCTCAAGCTCCCTCATTTTCACAGGGGCCCTGCGAATGCGGGTGCACCGGCCCCACGACCGCACCACGACCGCGCAACCTTAGCACCAGCGCGACATTCCATTTGAAAGTTCAGAAGAGATTGACCACGTTGTAGGTCCCGTCACACGGCGTCATTATACTTGGATGTTGCGCCGCGGACAGACCGCGGCCCTTGCCGCCCTCCTGGGAGCGTACACGGCGTGTTTCGACTCGGTGTGGTTTCCTTCCTCAACTCGCGTCCACTGATTGCCGGTCTCGCCGCCCAGCGTGACGTCCAACTTCGGTACGCCGTTCCGGCGGCCTTGCCTCAATGGCTCGACACGGCCGCGGTCGACGTCGCCCTAGTCCCGGTCGTTGATGTGCTGCGCAGCGGGGGGGCCTACCAGGCGGTTTCCGATGCCGGTATCGCCTGCGACGGTGAGACGATGACCGTGCGGATTTTCTCCCAGCAACCACCCGACCGCATCGACACCCTGTGGGTAGACAATGATTCCCACACGTCTGTCGTCCTCGCCCGCGTCTTGTGGCGTGAACTCTACGGCCGGGCGCTCCAGATCCGCCGGTTTGACGCCACCTCTGGCGCGGCAGCCGAATACCCGTCCATCCTGCTGATCGGCGACAAGGTGGTCGACCCCAAGCGCGGCAGCTTCGCTTTTGAGGTTGACCTTGGGGGCGCCTGGCGCCAACACACCGGGCTTCCTTTCGTCTTTGCATTGTGGGCTGCGCGGCCCGCGCTCACGCCTGCGGATGCACTGGCCGAGTTGGCCGAGCGGCTCTCCGCGGCCCGTGACCGCGGTGTCAGTCAGATCACCGAAATTGCCGCCAACGACGGCGCCCGGGCCGGGTGGCCCGTGGCACTCGCTGAACGCTACCTCGGGCGTTGTCTGCGTTACCGTCTTACCGCGCGCTACCGGGCCGGGATGGAGCACTTCGCAGCCCTCGCCGCCGCGGCGGACCTTGTTCCCGCTGATGCCCAGGTGGCGTGGGCGGCCGGTGGTGAACTCACAACGGAGGCCTGCTTCCCATGAGCGCCGGAAGTACGAGTCCCCTGCCCCGCACCGCCCCCTCCGCCACCCGGCTCAGCGATGCTGACGCCCTCGCGATGTACCGCGAACTCTCGATCCACGAACTCGGCCGCCGGGCCTTTGCGCGCTGCGCGGAACTCCACCCCGAGCCCTACCGCACCTACGTCGTGGACCGGAATATCAACTACTCCAACGTCTGCACGGCGAAGTGCATCTTCTGCAACTTCTACCGCAAACCCGGCCACGACGAGGCCTACATCCTCAGCTTCGAGGAGATCGGGCGGAAGATCGAAGAACTGCTCGACATCGGCGGCACGCAGATCCTGATGCAAGGCGGGCTCGTACCGGACAAGACGCACGCCTCCGGCCACGGCCTGCCGTTCTCCTGGTACCTCGACCTGCTGCGGTTCATCCGGACGAACTACCCGACCATTCACATTCACGCCTTCAGCCCACCGGAGATCTGGGCTTTCCATCGCATTTATCAGATGCCGCTGCGCGATGTTCTCCTCCGCCTTCAGGACGCCGGCCTCGCGACGATCCCGGGCGGTGGCGGGGAGATTCTCGTTGACCGGGTCCGTGCGACCATCGGACAGGGCAAATCGCTCGCTGATGAATGGCTGGCCGTCATGCGCGCGGCACACCTTGTCGGCATGCAGACCAGTTGCACGATGATGTTCGGCCACATTGAAACCATCCCCGAGCGCATCGAACATCTCCGGCGACTGCGCGACCTGCAGGACGAGACCGGGGGGTTCACGGCCTTCATTCTCTGGACCTTCCAACCTGAGAACACTCCCCTCGGCCGCTGGAAGCGCCCACCGCAAGACTACGTCGGTGAACCCGACGGCCAGCGACTTTTCCTCGCCGACGCCCATGACTATCTGCGGATGCTCGCGTTATCGCGGCTTTACCTCGACAACATCCCCAACATGCAGTCGAGCTGGGTCACGATGGGGCCCAAGGTCGGCCAGCTCGCGCTCTTCTATGGCGCAAACGACATGGGCTCGGTGATGATGGAAGAGAACGTCGTGTCGGCCGCCGGTACCACCTTTCGGCTGGACGAGGCCGAAATCCGGCGCGTCATCACCGACTCGGGCTGGACCCCCCAGCAGCGCGACCAGTATTACCGTCCGGTCGATTCCCGCCGCCGCCGCACGCTGCTGCCAATGCTGCCGGCGGCGCGTCACGCCACCTGAGATTGGCGGCCCCCTGCGGTGGAACGCGTGCGAGTCGTGCGCTCGTCTGACGTAAAGAACTGTATGACCGATCCCGGAGGCGCCTGTTCGAATTGAGTCCGCGCGCCTGCCGATCTACCATGATGGTGGTCGGTGCCGGAGTACCCGGCCCCGCCATTCATGAAGGTGAAGCCATGTCGCGGCTGGAGCAACAGGTTCGGACAGCGCAAAAGCGCCTCACGGGCAATCTCTTCTTTGAGCGTCTCGCGGTCACTGTCCTGCTCTCCGGGGGGGCCTGGTGTACGGCCATCCTTGTCGTGCGCCTGCTGGGCAGCGATCTGATCCTTTGGCATGGTGCCTGGATCACGCCTGTGCTGGCGATGCTGATCGCGGTCTTCTGGACCGTGGCACAGAGGCCGGCCCCGCTTGTAGCCGCGCTCACACTCGACCGCGCTGCAGGGACG encodes:
- a CDS encoding menaquinone biosynthesis protein: MFRLGVVSFLNSRPLIAGLAAQRDVQLRYAVPAALPQWLDTAAVDVALVPVVDVLRSGGAYQAVSDAGIACDGETMTVRIFSQQPPDRIDTLWVDNDSHTSVVLARVLWRELYGRALQIRRFDATSGAAAEYPSILLIGDKVVDPKRGSFAFEVDLGGAWRQHTGLPFVFALWAARPALTPADALAELAERLSAARDRGVSQITEIAANDGARAGWPVALAERYLGRCLRYRLTARYRAGMEHFAALAAAADLVPADAQVAWAAGGELTTEACFP
- the mqnC gene encoding dehypoxanthine futalosine cyclase is translated as MSAGSTSPLPRTAPSATRLSDADALAMYRELSIHELGRRAFARCAELHPEPYRTYVVDRNINYSNVCTAKCIFCNFYRKPGHDEAYILSFEEIGRKIEELLDIGGTQILMQGGLVPDKTHASGHGLPFSWYLDLLRFIRTNYPTIHIHAFSPPEIWAFHRIYQMPLRDVLLRLQDAGLATIPGGGGEILVDRVRATIGQGKSLADEWLAVMRAAHLVGMQTSCTMMFGHIETIPERIEHLRRLRDLQDETGGFTAFILWTFQPENTPLGRWKRPPQDYVGEPDGQRLFLADAHDYLRMLALSRLYLDNIPNMQSSWVTMGPKVGQLALFYGANDMGSVMMEENVVSAAGTTFRLDEAEIRRVITDSGWTPQQRDQYYRPVDSRRRRTLLPMLPAARHAT